One Ignavibacterium sp. DNA segment encodes these proteins:
- a CDS encoding aminotransferase class V-fold PLP-dependent enzyme, giving the protein MSELEKYFSKFRKNIIGIDESFDTPFGKKKIIYADWIASGRLYKPIEEKICETFGPLVGNTHSEASVTGTTMTLAYHQAHKIIKEHVNADKDDVIITAGSGMTTVVCKFQRLLGLKIPEQLVDYINLPDELKPVVFITHMEHHSNQTTWLETIADVVVIAPKDDGLVDIDDFKKKLKKYKDRKLKIGAFTAASNVTGIEPDYYELAKIIHQHGGYCFVDFACAAPYVKIDMHPANPEAKLDAIFFSPHKFLGGPGTPGVLIFDSKLYKNKVPDLPGGGTVDWTNPWGQHKFVNNIEAREDGGTPAFLQTIKAALCIKLKEEMGVENIRKREEELVNLAFTGLKRIPKVHILAGNIEHRLGAISFYVEDIHYNLIVKLLNDRFGVQVRGGCSCAGTYGHYLLHVDPNRSKQITDKIDQGDLSEKPGWVRMSIHQTMTDEELNTIITGIAQIISNISDWEKEYYYDKTKNEFFHISSNSEELNRIKSWFQFN; this is encoded by the coding sequence ATGAGCGAGCTGGAAAAATATTTTTCTAAATTTCGTAAAAATATAATCGGGATTGATGAATCATTTGACACTCCATTCGGTAAAAAGAAAATTATCTATGCTGATTGGATAGCAAGCGGCAGATTATATAAACCTATTGAAGAAAAAATCTGTGAAACATTTGGCCCGCTCGTCGGCAATACTCATTCAGAGGCAAGTGTAACCGGAACTACAATGACTCTCGCTTATCATCAGGCACATAAAATTATAAAAGAACATGTTAATGCAGATAAAGATGATGTGATTATAACTGCCGGGTCCGGAATGACAACAGTTGTTTGCAAATTTCAGAGATTACTTGGACTTAAAATACCTGAACAACTTGTTGACTATATAAATCTCCCTGACGAATTAAAGCCTGTTGTTTTCATAACACACATGGAACATCATTCGAATCAGACTACATGGTTAGAAACCATTGCTGATGTAGTTGTAATCGCTCCTAAAGATGACGGACTTGTTGATATTGACGACTTTAAGAAAAAATTAAAAAAATATAAAGACAGAAAACTTAAAATCGGAGCTTTTACAGCAGCTTCAAATGTTACAGGTATCGAGCCTGATTATTACGAGCTGGCAAAAATAATTCATCAGCATGGCGGATATTGTTTTGTTGATTTTGCCTGTGCCGCTCCTTATGTAAAAATTGATATGCACCCCGCGAACCCTGAAGCCAAGCTTGATGCCATATTTTTTTCACCGCATAAGTTTCTTGGAGGACCAGGAACTCCAGGAGTTTTGATTTTTGATTCCAAGTTATATAAAAACAAAGTACCTGATCTACCAGGCGGCGGAACAGTTGACTGGACAAATCCCTGGGGACAGCATAAGTTTGTAAATAATATTGAAGCGCGTGAAGACGGCGGAACCCCTGCTTTTCTGCAAACAATTAAAGCCGCACTTTGCATAAAATTAAAAGAAGAAATGGGCGTGGAGAACATTAGAAAACGCGAAGAAGAATTAGTTAACCTTGCTTTTACAGGTTTGAAGAGGATACCTAAAGTTCATATTCTTGCAGGCAATATTGAGCACAGGCTTGGTGCTATTTCGTTTTATGTAGAAGATATTCATTACAATCTGATAGTAAAACTTCTTAATGATAGATTTGGTGTTCAAGTACGAGGCGGCTGCTCCTGTGCAGGGACCTATGGACATTATTTATTACACGTTGACCCAAACAGGTCTAAACAGATAACAGATAAAATTGATCAGGGTGATCTTTCTGAAAAACCAGGATGGGTCAGAATGTCAATTCATCAAACTATGACTGATGAGGAACTAAATACAATTATTACCGGAATAGCACAGATTATTTCAAACATCAGTGATTGGGAAAAAGAATACTATTACGATAAAACCAAGAACGAATTCTTCCATATTTCTTCAAACAGCGAAGAATTAAACAGGATTAAAAGCTGGTTCCAGTTTAATTAA
- a CDS encoding cytidylate kinase-like family protein, which translates to MLAIGAYEKCKQYLKLHSTESEETREVFPCISISRQSGAGSYQVVNNLLEYLQQNTKQPENPWTYFNKELISQVLEDFKLPKNFSAYFVEDKYNHISDAVNELLGVKPSEWTIVQKTTEIILRLSRFGKTIIVGRGSVVINTKLPNCFQIRLVASLDNRIKHIQEVFNLSKPKALEYITKEETSRKKYLKSHFFKDTDDPSLYHLILNTSKLSYQEAAEIVFNFVQKRYPQCFNK; encoded by the coding sequence ATGTTAGCGATTGGTGCGTATGAAAAATGCAAGCAGTATTTAAAACTACATTCAACTGAGTCTGAAGAAACCCGTGAAGTTTTTCCTTGTATTTCTATTTCACGGCAAAGCGGAGCCGGTTCTTATCAAGTTGTGAATAATCTTTTAGAATATTTACAGCAGAACACCAAACAGCCTGAAAATCCCTGGACCTATTTTAACAAAGAATTAATCTCTCAGGTTCTTGAGGATTTTAAATTACCGAAAAATTTCAGCGCATACTTTGTTGAAGATAAATATAATCATATCTCAGATGCTGTTAATGAACTTCTTGGTGTTAAACCTTCTGAATGGACAATAGTTCAGAAAACAACAGAGATTATTTTAAGACTATCCAGATTCGGTAAAACAATTATTGTAGGAAGAGGCAGTGTAGTTATTAATACTAAACTGCCAAATTGTTTTCAGATTAGATTAGTAGCTTCCTTAGATAACAGAATTAAACACATACAGGAAGTATTTAATCTTTCAAAACCTAAAGCATTGGAGTATATTACAAAAGAAGAAACTAGCAGAAAGAAATATCTGAAGTCGCATTTTTTTAAAGATACTGATGATCCGTCACTTTATCATTTAATTTTAAACACAAGCAAACTCAGTTATCAAGAGGCGGCTGAGATAGTTTTTAATTTTGTTCAAAAAAGATATCCACAGTGTTTTAATAAATAA
- a CDS encoding alpha/beta hydrolase: protein MSQTFDQINYKFKTNFVKVYEYDVAYIDEGSSSDVLLFIHGLGSYLKAWDRNITVLKNSFRCIAVDLPGYGKSSKQIHNGTVEFYREFLNEFIKILDLHNITLVGHSMGGQIALSYVINFPDIIKKLILAAPAGFETFKPNEIEQLKSIISPEISYNTSDEQIRINYKTNFYQMPIEAEEMIADRITIKNDEEFFNHCQIVANSLTGLLAEQVFNQLNKINIPTLIFFGKNDLLIPNRIHYKTSTEEIAKLGASQIRNSRLLLLENCGHFLQYEIPEIFNSTVIDFIASNK, encoded by the coding sequence ATGAGCCAGACTTTTGATCAAATCAATTACAAATTCAAAACTAATTTTGTTAAAGTTTATGAATACGATGTTGCTTACATTGATGAAGGTAGTTCATCCGATGTTTTACTTTTTATACACGGACTTGGCAGTTACTTAAAAGCATGGGATAGGAATATTACTGTCTTAAAAAATTCTTTCAGATGTATTGCTGTAGATTTACCAGGCTATGGTAAATCAAGCAAGCAAATTCACAATGGAACGGTAGAATTTTACAGAGAGTTTCTGAATGAGTTTATTAAAATACTCGATTTGCATAATATAACTTTAGTCGGTCACTCGATGGGCGGACAAATTGCTTTATCTTATGTAATAAACTTTCCTGATATTATAAAGAAACTAATACTTGCTGCACCTGCCGGATTTGAAACTTTTAAACCCAATGAAATTGAACAGTTAAAATCTATTATCTCTCCGGAAATTTCTTATAATACCTCTGATGAGCAGATAAGAATTAATTACAAGACTAATTTTTATCAGATGCCGATTGAAGCAGAGGAAATGATAGCAGACAGAATTACGATCAAAAATGATGAGGAGTTTTTTAATCATTGTCAGATTGTTGCAAACTCATTAACCGGATTGCTTGCTGAGCAGGTTTTCAATCAATTAAATAAAATTAATATTCCAACATTAATATTTTTCGGTAAAAATGATTTACTAATTCCTAACCGCATACATTACAAAACATCCACCGAAGAAATCGCAAAACTTGGGGCATCACAAATAAGAAACAGCAGACTTTTATTGCTCGAAAATTGCGGACACTTTTTACAATATGAGATTCCGGAAATTTTCAACTCGACTGTAATTGATTTTATAGCAAGTAATAAATAA
- a CDS encoding alpha/beta hydrolase gives MKKYIIILITLIFTGCSGYLYWDKPALEFSDIDYDYSVNYTKGNPKIAYIDEGSSGETLILIHGLASNAGFWRYNIPELSKHFRVIAVDLPGYGKSQKGDYSYSISFYAEQIKNLIEELNLKNVVLVGHSMGGQIGIMFSINYPNTLSKLILASPAGFEEFQRGEGDWLRSVMTMKAVKSTTEEGIRRNLSNNFYSWKDDWEWMVEERVRMRKAADFNEFAYTVVRCVNAMLDEPTFDKLDKVKTSTMVIYGKNDGLIPNPYLNPGYTEDVFKNGIGKINNLKLTELDNTGHMIMIEKADEFNNAVINFLK, from the coding sequence ATGAAAAAATATATAATAATTCTAATAACATTAATATTTACAGGCTGTTCTGGCTATTTATATTGGGATAAACCAGCTCTGGAATTTTCTGATATTGATTATGATTACTCTGTTAATTATACAAAAGGGAATCCAAAAATTGCATATATTGATGAAGGCAGCAGTGGAGAAACACTTATCTTGATTCATGGTTTGGCAAGTAATGCAGGTTTCTGGCGTTATAATATTCCAGAATTATCGAAGCACTTTAGAGTGATAGCTGTTGATTTGCCCGGTTATGGAAAATCGCAAAAAGGTGATTACAGTTATTCAATATCTTTTTATGCGGAACAAATTAAAAATCTAATTGAAGAACTAAATTTAAAGAATGTTGTTCTTGTTGGTCATTCTATGGGTGGACAAATAGGAATTATGTTTTCTATTAATTATCCGAACACTCTATCAAAACTAATTCTGGCTTCTCCTGCCGGATTTGAAGAGTTTCAAAGAGGTGAAGGAGATTGGTTAAGAAGTGTGATGACAATGAAAGCAGTTAAATCAACCACTGAAGAAGGAATAAGAAGAAATCTATCTAATAATTTTTATTCCTGGAAAGATGACTGGGAATGGATGGTTGAAGAAAGAGTGAGAATGAGAAAGGCTGCTGATTTTAATGAGTTTGCTTATACAGTTGTTAGATGTGTAAATGCAATGCTTGATGAGCCAACTTTTGATAAACTTGATAAAGTAAAAACTTCAACTATGGTGATTTACGGAAAGAATGACGGGTTAATTCCAAATCCTTATTTAAACCCCGGTTATACTGAGGATGTATTTAAAAATGGAATTGGAAAAATAAACAATTTAAAACTTACTGAGCTTGACAATACAGGACATATGATAATGATTGAAAAAGCTGATGAGTTTAATAATGCAGTAATCAATTTTCTAAAATAA